One stretch of Priestia megaterium DNA includes these proteins:
- a CDS encoding DUF3311 domain-containing protein: MNRKFIIFILFIIPFIAQFAFLPFVNNIHPIIFGLPLLHLWLFLWVFLTPVCTFIIYRLQKSWGDIE; encoded by the coding sequence TTGAATAGAAAATTCATAATATTTATTTTATTCATTATTCCATTTATTGCTCAATTCGCTTTTTTACCTTTTGTAAATAACATTCATCCAATTATTTTTGGGTTACCGCTTTTGCATTTATGGTTATTTTTATGGGTCTTCTTAACACCTGTGTGTACTTTTATCATTTATCGTTTACAAAAATCTTGGGGGGACATTGAATAA
- a CDS encoding cupin domain-containing protein, with protein sequence MHFATNEVLRANFSVYASKKQGKLRKKIVRGMLMNYANVKVLYFDDDGTIPNHPRLPVLLYEHVFISKKEKVESIFNSHNWKNSWVGGIYDFHHYHSNSHEALGVISGSARLKLGGHMGENIVVHAGDVLVLPAGTGHMRLQSTADFKVVGAYPEGMDYNLRTGKQTDRPHVFDEIAQVPIPTTDPVYGDKGPLTEWWN encoded by the coding sequence ATGCACTTCGCAACTAATGAAGTACTTCGAGCAAACTTCTCTGTTTACGCAAGCAAAAAACAGGGAAAATTACGAAAAAAGATTGTTAGAGGGATGCTTATGAATTATGCAAATGTAAAAGTTCTTTATTTTGATGACGACGGAACCATTCCAAATCACCCTCGTCTTCCGGTTTTGTTGTATGAACACGTATTTATCAGTAAGAAAGAGAAAGTAGAGAGCATTTTTAATTCTCACAACTGGAAAAACAGCTGGGTAGGCGGCATATATGATTTTCACCATTACCACAGCAATTCTCATGAAGCACTAGGTGTAATTAGCGGATCTGCCCGTTTAAAACTAGGTGGACATATGGGGGAAAATATTGTGGTGCACGCTGGCGATGTGCTCGTACTTCCTGCTGGCACAGGGCATATGCGTCTGCAATCAACTGCTGATTTTAAAGTGGTTGGAGCTTATCCAGAAGGCATGGATTACAATTTACGAACAGGAAAACAAACTGATCGTCCTCATGTATTTGATGAAATTGCACAAGTACCTATTCCTACAACAGATCCTGTTTATGGCGACAAAGGACCATTAACAGAATGGTGGAACTAG